The Phacochoerus africanus isolate WHEZ1 chromosome 3, ROS_Pafr_v1, whole genome shotgun sequence genome window below encodes:
- the LOC125122971 gene encoding PAT complex subunit Asterix-like, translating into MEPNKVLRCKAPPSECNPALDDLTLEYMKLFAMILSMCGLMLKPQWCTWVAVYCFFISFANSQSPKDTKQMMSSFLLPISAW; encoded by the coding sequence ATGGAGCCCAACAAAGTGCTGAGGTGCAAGGCCCCGCCGAGCGAGTGTAACCCAGCATTGGATGACCTAACACTGGAGTACATGAAACTGTTTGCCATGATCTTAAGCATGTGTGGCCTCATGCTCAAGCCACAGTGGTGCACTTGGGTTGCTGTCTACTGCTTCTTCATTAGCTTTGCCAACTCCCAGAGCCCTAAGGACACTAAGCAGATGATGAGTAGCTTCCTGCTGCCCATCTCTGCTTGGTAG